The segment ATTGCGTCAGATGAAATAGGTTAATTGCAAAGATTTTTAATTTATACAAAAAATTTGATTTCATTAATTATTTGTAACTGACCATAATAAAAATTTGCCTTTGCAATTTTTTCAGGATCCTCTAGTTGATCGAAAAAGACAAATCCTAAACTCTCCCATAAAGATGAACCACAAACATTGTTTAATTCATTAGTTGCCTCTTGAGCGATATTATTTAACTTACGTTCAAGATTTTTAGATTTAGAAATTGACATCAGAATAGTTACTTATAGTACAAATATACTATAGAATTTATCTAATGCAACCTTAGAAAGGAAGTCTCTTTTTTTCTTCAATATTTAGATCAGCTTCCATTTCTTTAAGTCTTTTTAAAATCTGCTGATAATATTCTTTAATGTAACTTTCTAAAGAAGTAGAATCTTCTTTTTTAAGTTCTAACAATTCATAAGTATTACTCATATCATCGTCTAAGGGGACTCCACTACTAGTAACTTCAGCGAAGGCCAATCTCTCAGAAACATTTAGTGCATCTTGAAAAAATGAAACCACGTTCTGAGTTACTTTTATTAGAAAAGGCGAAACTCTAAAAATCTTTGCTTTCTTATTACTATATTTTTCGCATAAAGAAATTACTTCATCAGAATCCCAAGCCTTTGGTCCAACTAAAGGAAGTGAACGCTTATAAGATTTTGGCTTATTTATAGATGAAACAATAATTTTTGCCATATCTTGGGTGTTCATATACGCGATTTTAGTTGGGGTGCCACTCATCCAGACGGCTTGACTGTCTAACACAGGTATGGCGAATTGACTAATGACGCCTTGCATAAAAGCAGCGCATTTGAAAATTGTATAGTCAAAATTAGATTTTTCTAGAAGTTTTTCGGTGCAATACTTAACATCCATTAGGGGTACATTTCTAAACTTTTCTGTTGATAAAATTGAGAGAAAAATAACCCTTTTTATTTTTTTCGATTCACAAGCATTAAAAAGATTAAGTTTACCGTCCCAGTCAGTTTCATATATACTTTTGGAATCTTCGGGTCTCCCAGTTGCGCTATCAATAACTACTTCAATGTCTTGTAGAGCATAATCTATATCTCCAGAGTTTAGTAAATTCCCCTTTGTAAGTTCACAACCCCATTCTTGGAGAAAAGAAGCTTTCCTTGGATTCCTAACGAAACATCTAACTTCATGCCCTTCTTCAATAGCTTGCTTTGCTATCTGCCTACCAAGAGTTCCTGTTGCACCTACTAAAAGAATCTTCATACTTGAGGATGTACTTAACTTTCCGAGATTAACTCACTTTCTATAGTATTCGTGAGAATCAATCTCCTTGAAATTTTAATAATAATGCACCACCAACCAATCCAATTGGTATCAATATCCAAAATACAGCAGCAATACTAAAAATTTCTTTAGCCATAGGAAACTTAATCAACTATTATAATTTAACGTTTATATGCATTTTTTTGTAGAAAAAAGAACTAATGCAAATATCTTTAAATTATTTAATAGAGGAACAGAGGGGGTAATTTATATGAACTCTATAGATAAATCGCATGAAGGAAACGAATCTAATTATTGGAATTGGAATGGATTTAAAATTTTTTGGAGTGTTAAAGGTGAAGATAATACAAATCCAATGATTTTGCTTCACGGGTTCGGAGCAAGTAGTAAACATTGGAGAAATAATTCTTACTACTTTGCACAAAAAGGATATTCTGTTTACTCAATAGATTTAATTGGATTTGGCAATTCAGCACAGCCAGGTATAAGAGATATAGGAAAATTAGATAATGGAGTTTGGTGTAATCAAGTCAGTGATTTTATTAAACAAGTAATCAGGCCAAAGACTTCTAAGAAGATAATTTTAATAGGAAATTCTTTAGGTTCTTTAGTAGCTTTAACATGCGCAGTCTATTTAAAAAATGAAATATTATCAGTTATCGCATCTCCACTTCCAGATCCTTTAGTAATTAAAAAAAAGGAATCAAAACTTAATTCGACTTTTGAAAAATTTAGAATCAAACTTATAAAAATATTTTTCAGAATATTTCCTTTAGAAATAGTTCTATTTTTAATAAGTAAATTGGGAATAATAAAATTAGGACTTAATTCTGCATATTTCAAAAAAGATAAAGTAGATAAAGAATTAATAAATATTGTAAGTAAACCAGTTTTAAGAAAGACTTCGGCAAGAGCACTAAGAGCTATGTGCATTGGTATGGCAACAAGGGGAGATAAGTTAAAGGCCTCTTACCTTTTGGAACAACTTAGTTTTTCAAAAAAAATTCCTTTTTTATTATTGTGGGGAGAAAAGGATAATTTCATACCTTTATTTCTTGGCAAAAAGATTGCAAAATTCCATAGATGGGTAGAATTGAAAATAATATCCAATTCAGGCCATTGTGTTCATGATGAAGATCCTTCATTATTTAATAAAATTTCTTATGAATGGATTAGAGACTTAACAACCTATTAAAAGATGAAACATACATTATCAGTACTTGTTGAAGACGAATCGGGGGCTTTAAGTAGAATCTCAGGTCTATTTGCTAGAAGAGGTTTTAATATCGATAGTCTCGCTGTTGGGCCTGCAGAAACTAAGGG is part of the Prochlorococcus marinus subsp. pastoris str. CCMP1986 genome and harbors:
- a CDS encoding alpha/beta fold hydrolase; protein product: MNSIDKSHEGNESNYWNWNGFKIFWSVKGEDNTNPMILLHGFGASSKHWRNNSYYFAQKGYSVYSIDLIGFGNSAQPGIRDIGKLDNGVWCNQVSDFIKQVIRPKTSKKIILIGNSLGSLVALTCAVYLKNEILSVIASPLPDPLVIKKKESKLNSTFEKFRIKLIKIFFRIFPLEIVLFLISKLGIIKLGLNSAYFKKDKVDKELINIVSKPVLRKTSARALRAMCIGMATRGDKLKASYLLEQLSFSKKIPFLLLWGEKDNFIPLFLGKKIAKFHRWVELKIISNSGHCVHDEDPSLFNKISYEWIRDLTTY
- a CDS encoding NAD(P)H-binding protein, which encodes MKILLVGATGTLGRQIAKQAIEEGHEVRCFVRNPRKASFLQEWGCELTKGNLLNSGDIDYALQDIEVVIDSATGRPEDSKSIYETDWDGKLNLFNACESKKIKRVIFLSILSTEKFRNVPLMDVKYCTEKLLEKSNFDYTIFKCAAFMQGVISQFAIPVLDSQAVWMSGTPTKIAYMNTQDMAKIIVSSINKPKSYKRSLPLVGPKAWDSDEVISLCEKYSNKKAKIFRVSPFLIKVTQNVVSFFQDALNVSERLAFAEVTSSGVPLDDDMSNTYELLELKKEDSTSLESYIKEYYQQILKRLKEMEADLNIEEKKRLPF
- the petM gene encoding cytochrome b6-f complex subunit PetM; the encoded protein is MAKEIFSIAAVFWILIPIGLVGGALLLKFQGD